The following are from one region of the Nitrospirota bacterium genome:
- a CDS encoding HAMP domain-containing histidine kinase: MMLFQNCLDKWYNCALKRLKTLLDKKIEKIESQNNLTGDGTSITQRFTVRSHIYMVFVISVILSCAITAALGVTVYLITRDMKYVNLANTYILLSNKAMFHERNFVAGWEDIKESKESIKAFEMVVFERYNDFGNFFDNSRLISNIEKYGRLLDDLTEINTFPPSEQTNAKVVKIRNELHQLSDEISNYGKLFSERTGHTMRKDMFLFKIVFVLATFFLFLFMLFIVHLLIYRVLRTMSRIVQYAKHLSTGQQIKFMPGKVYQDEFSDLASALEQMMKEFDRQQNIISQSHKLRAVGTLTAGVAHELNNPINNITLTAHMLLEDYHDLDEDERLDMIKDLIDEADRSRTIVRNLLDFARESESIMEPIGISDVVTETLKLAGNQLKLNGVHADLTIAPNLPRIHGDRQQLEQVFLNLILNALDVTLKGGQIRIDVERGDEPNFVVVKVADFGNGIPDHILHHIFDPFFTTKSKGKGTGLGLSVSQGIIAKHGGQITVSTKQKRGTTFTVKLPITTIPADIGGNMESAHGAF; encoded by the coding sequence ATGATGCTTTTCCAAAATTGTTTAGATAAATGGTATAACTGCGCGCTTAAGCGCTTAAAAACCCTTCTCGATAAGAAAATAGAAAAAATTGAGTCTCAAAATAATCTCACCGGTGACGGTACTTCAATAACTCAGCGATTCACCGTAAGATCACACATATACATGGTTTTTGTAATCTCTGTTATACTTTCTTGCGCTATAACTGCAGCTTTAGGTGTTACTGTCTATTTAATTACCAGAGACATGAAATACGTCAATCTTGCCAACACCTACATCCTGCTTTCAAATAAAGCGATGTTTCATGAAAGGAACTTTGTTGCCGGCTGGGAGGATATTAAAGAAAGTAAAGAGAGCATAAAGGCTTTTGAAATGGTTGTATTTGAACGTTACAATGATTTTGGAAACTTTTTTGATAACTCAAGGCTGATTTCAAACATAGAAAAATACGGCAGACTTCTTGATGATTTGACAGAAATTAATACTTTCCCACCCTCTGAGCAGACAAATGCTAAAGTGGTAAAAATTCGTAATGAGTTACACCAACTGAGCGACGAAATAAGTAACTACGGTAAACTATTTTCTGAAAGAACTGGCCACACGATGAGAAAGGACATGTTCTTATTTAAAATAGTTTTTGTACTGGCGACGTTTTTTTTGTTTTTGTTTATGCTCTTTATCGTGCATTTACTTATCTACAGGGTGTTAAGAACGATGAGCCGGATAGTGCAGTACGCAAAGCACCTTTCAACCGGACAGCAAATTAAGTTTATGCCTGGAAAGGTGTATCAGGATGAGTTTTCAGACCTTGCCTCAGCCCTTGAGCAGATGATGAAGGAGTTTGACAGGCAGCAAAACATAATATCCCAGTCTCATAAACTACGTGCCGTAGGTACGCTTACTGCCGGTGTGGCGCATGAACTGAATAATCCCATTAATAACATAACCCTTACGGCACACATGCTTCTTGAGGACTATCATGACTTAGATGAGGATGAACGCCTTGATATGATAAAAGACTTGATAGACGAGGCCGATAGATCTCGAACCATAGTGAGAAATCTTCTGGATTTTGCCCGCGAGAGCGAAAGCATCATGGAGCCGATTGGCATCTCAGACGTTGTTACAGAGACACTTAAACTGGCTGGTAATCAGTTGAAATTAAACGGTGTCCACGCTGATTTAACAATTGCTCCCAATTTGCCCAGAATTCACGGTGACAGACAACAGCTCGAACAGGTGTTTCTCAACCTTATACTAAACGCACTCGATGTGACCTTGAAAGGCGGACAGATACGTATTGACGTGGAAAGGGGCGATGAACCGAATTTTGTGGTCGTTAAGGTGGCCGACTTTGGAAATGGCATTCCGGATCACATTTTACATCACATCTTTGACCCATTCTTTACGACTAAATCCAAAGGTAAAGGCACAGGGCTTGGCCTTTCCGTCTCTCAGGGGATTATTGCCAAACACGGTGGACAAATCACTGTCAGCACAAAACAGAAGAGAGGAACTACTTTTACCGTTAAACTTCCTATTACAACCATTCCAGCCGATATTGGGGGAAACATGGAGTCAGCCCACGGAGCATTTTGA
- a CDS encoding response regulator translates to MGGEFEVLLLDDEPIVGKRLKPALEKLGCEVDVFTDPKEALKRLSEKNFDVVVTDIRMEDVDGLDVLEAVMSKSTTTKVIMITGYAMMELAQQALSKGAFDFIAKPFKPDDLRSVIIKAAEVLGKTDMLKCAVK, encoded by the coding sequence ATGGGCGGAGAGTTTGAAGTCCTTTTGCTTGATGACGAGCCGATTGTGGGCAAACGGTTGAAGCCTGCGTTGGAAAAGCTTGGCTGCGAGGTCGATGTCTTTACTGATCCTAAAGAAGCGCTGAAAAGATTATCCGAAAAAAATTTTGATGTAGTGGTTACTGATATAAGAATGGAGGATGTTGATGGGTTAGATGTGCTTGAGGCTGTGATGAGTAAATCAACCACGACAAAGGTTATCATGATAACCGGCTATGCTATGATGGAGTTGGCTCAGCAGGCGTTATCCAAGGGTGCATTTGACTTTATTGCTAAACCGTTTAAACCTGACGACCTCCGCAGCGTTATTATCAAGGCGGCTGAGGTACTTGGTAAAACTGATATGTTAAAATGTGCGGTTAAATGA
- the bfr gene encoding bacterioferritin: protein MKGNEKINEVLNALLSNELAAINQYMVHSEMCSNWDYERLHKRVEKRAIDEMKHAEKLIARILFLEGIPIVSNLSKIHIGANVEKQLENDRSAEERAILAYRDAIRLCYELSDHGTRELLEDILEDEENHIDLIEAQLDQINQMGIGSYLSEQIKEQ from the coding sequence ATGAAAGGTAATGAAAAAATTAATGAGGTGTTGAATGCCTTACTATCCAATGAGCTGGCAGCAATAAACCAGTACATGGTTCATTCAGAAATGTGCAGCAACTGGGATTATGAGCGACTGCACAAACGCGTAGAAAAACGTGCCATTGATGAAATGAAACATGCCGAAAAACTGATAGCAAGGATTCTTTTTCTTGAAGGTATCCCAATAGTTAGTAACTTAAGCAAAATACATATAGGCGCAAACGTGGAAAAGCAGCTTGAAAACGACCGCAGTGCCGAGGAGCGGGCTATTTTAGCGTACCGTGACGCAATAAGGCTTTGCTATGAGCTCTCTGACCACGGTACCAGAGAGTTGCTGGAGGATATACTGGAGGACGAGGAAAACCATATAGACCTCATTGAGGCTCAACTCGATCAAATAAACCAAATGGGTATAGGCTCATACCTGTCGGAACAAATTAAAGAACAATAG
- a CDS encoding 2-oxoacid:ferredoxin oxidoreductase subunit beta: protein MNALSDYKGQEPAWCPGCGNFPILETLKTALFELGMEPHQFTIVSGIGQAAKLPHYLKCNTFNGLHGRALPPATGMRLANHEMPVIVTSGDGDCYGEGGNHLIHAIRRNINVTLLVHNNQIYGLTKGQASPTTTEGVVTKTQPFGANASELNPISLAIGLDCSFVARGYAADSVFLKSIIKEAITHKGFALVDILQPCVTFNKLNTYSWYKERVYHLDETYNPYDRAEAFKLAIKLPDKIPTGIIYKNNKLTFEERIQILKESPLVKQGFSLNSTLKELDTFY from the coding sequence ATGAATGCATTGAGCGATTATAAAGGACAGGAACCGGCCTGGTGTCCGGGGTGCGGTAATTTCCCGATTTTAGAGACATTGAAAACTGCCCTTTTTGAACTAGGGATGGAACCGCATCAGTTCACGATAGTTTCAGGCATAGGACAGGCTGCCAAATTACCGCATTATTTGAAATGTAATACGTTTAATGGTCTCCACGGGCGAGCCCTGCCGCCAGCTACCGGAATGAGGCTGGCCAATCATGAAATGCCGGTAATAGTAACATCCGGCGATGGCGACTGTTACGGTGAGGGGGGCAATCACCTTATTCATGCAATAAGAAGAAACATAAACGTTACACTATTAGTGCATAACAATCAAATATACGGTCTTACTAAGGGGCAGGCATCCCCAACTACCACAGAGGGAGTGGTAACAAAGACACAGCCATTTGGAGCAAATGCCTCTGAGCTTAATCCGATTTCTTTAGCCATAGGCCTTGATTGCAGCTTTGTAGCGCGTGGATATGCTGCCGACAGCGTATTTCTCAAATCAATAATTAAAGAGGCAATAACCCATAAAGGATTCGCTCTTGTTGATATACTTCAACCGTGCGTTACCTTTAACAAGTTAAACACCTACAGCTGGTACAAAGAAAGGGTTTATCATCTGGATGAAACCTACAATCCATACGACCGTGCAGAGGCATTCAAACTGGCCATAAAACTGCCAGACAAAATTCCCACGGGAATTATATATAAAAACAACAAACTTACGTTTGAGGAGCGTATTCAGATATTGAAAGAAAGCCCGCTTGTCAAACAAGGCTTTTCTCTGAACAGTACATTAAAAGAATTGGATACTTTTTATTAA
- a CDS encoding 2-oxoacid:acceptor oxidoreductase subunit alpha, protein MDYTILIGGKAGQGLQTIGGVLARLFSRMGYHVFSHQDYMSRIRGGHNFYQLRFSDKEVSSSRKKANIIVALDLTTIELHKDDLEENGIIIFDAQSVKQTFTGQEFLNVPFDKIAVENGGDKIMSNTAAIGAVLGMLRLETTLLEEIIHTNLKKKGNDIINKNILTAKAGYSYAINECTQCSFAVSMPGKNGNMLIDTSQAVGLGSIMSGCKFYCGYPMTPSTAVMNYIGSKAQEYSIVVEQTEDEISSINMALGASYGGVRSMTGSSGGGFALMTEGVSLAGMMELPVVITLAQRPGPATGLPTRTEQGDLLFVLHSGHGEFPRVVFAPGNPEQGLYLTNKAFDLAEKYQIPAFIITDQYIADAQWTYESLDTDKLVYNDYRLRSRDGAEAESAYQRYSFSEGAVSPLAVPGDSKRLVVVDSDEHDEAGHMIEDAEMRTKMMQKRLLQKLPLIQQEIEAPFYFGGEKPDIVVTGWGSTYGIIKDAVMSLSKTQNIAMLHFSQIYPLPLSEQFDYLKILTEARITICVENNATGQFAYLMRAETGYKFTHHINHFDGRPFLLESLTGEINECIERL, encoded by the coding sequence ATGGATTACACAATATTAATCGGCGGGAAGGCAGGGCAGGGTCTGCAAACAATTGGAGGGGTTTTAGCACGGTTGTTTTCCCGTATGGGATATCACGTGTTTTCACATCAGGATTACATGTCACGCATAAGAGGCGGGCATAATTTTTACCAGTTGCGGTTTTCAGATAAAGAAGTATCTTCATCCAGAAAAAAGGCTAATATAATAGTAGCTCTTGATTTGACTACTATAGAGTTGCATAAAGATGACCTGGAGGAAAACGGTATAATAATTTTTGATGCCCAATCTGTTAAGCAGACCTTTACAGGGCAGGAATTCCTAAACGTGCCTTTCGATAAAATAGCAGTCGAAAACGGTGGGGATAAAATAATGTCAAACACGGCGGCTATAGGCGCAGTGTTGGGTATGCTGAGGCTGGAGACGACGTTATTAGAGGAAATAATACACACAAATCTAAAGAAAAAGGGCAACGACATAATAAACAAAAACATACTGACTGCTAAAGCAGGGTATTCCTATGCTATAAATGAATGTACACAATGCAGTTTTGCCGTATCCATGCCCGGTAAAAACGGCAATATGTTGATTGATACCTCACAGGCGGTAGGACTTGGCTCAATCATGAGCGGCTGTAAGTTTTACTGTGGATATCCAATGACGCCCTCGACCGCCGTGATGAATTACATCGGATCTAAGGCTCAGGAGTACTCAATCGTTGTGGAGCAGACAGAGGATGAGATAAGTTCTATTAACATGGCCCTGGGAGCTTCTTACGGAGGTGTGAGGTCAATGACGGGAAGTTCCGGCGGGGGCTTTGCCCTTATGACTGAAGGGGTCTCATTAGCCGGCATGATGGAGCTGCCTGTAGTTATAACGTTGGCTCAACGCCCTGGGCCTGCAACCGGATTACCAACTCGTACAGAGCAGGGAGATCTGTTATTTGTACTTCACTCAGGACACGGTGAGTTCCCACGGGTGGTGTTTGCCCCTGGAAATCCTGAACAGGGGCTTTATCTGACAAATAAGGCATTTGATCTTGCCGAAAAGTATCAAATTCCAGCCTTTATAATAACGGATCAGTACATAGCCGATGCTCAATGGACTTATGAATCTTTAGATACTGACAAGCTGGTTTATAATGATTACAGATTGAGATCAAGAGATGGAGCGGAGGCGGAAAGTGCATATCAACGCTATAGCTTTTCTGAGGGTGCAGTGTCTCCACTTGCCGTACCAGGCGATTCAAAACGGCTGGTCGTAGTGGACAGCGACGAACACGACGAGGCCGGGCATATGATAGAAGACGCTGAAATGCGCACAAAAATGATGCAAAAGCGGCTTTTACAAAAGCTCCCTTTAATTCAACAAGAGATAGAGGCTCCGTTTTACTTTGGAGGTGAAAAACCTGATATAGTTGTAACCGGATGGGGCTCCACCTATGGGATTATAAAAGACGCCGTTATGTCGCTTAGCAAAACGCAAAACATAGCTATGCTTCATTTTTCACAGATTTACCCGCTTCCATTGTCTGAGCAGTTTGATTACCTGAAGATACTGACTGAGGCCAGAATAACAATTTGTGTGGAAAACAACGCAACCGGCCAGTTTGCGTATCTTATGCGCGCTGAGACAGGTTATAAGTTCACTCACCATATTAACCATTTTGACGGAAGACCCTTTTTGCTTGAGAGTCTCACAGGAGAGATAAATGAATGCATTGAGCGATTATAA